From the genome of Labedella gwakjiensis:
GTTGACCAGCGTGTTCCAACCGGCGCGTCCGGCGCCGTCGAACGCCGGCCTCGCCCGGACGGGGAGGATCCGGACGACCCACGACCAGATGCTCCGTCCGTCGATGAGGATGAACAGGAGGCTGAAGAGCGCGAGCAGCACGCCCGTGACGACATGTCCGAGGGTCGACCCGATGGAGAGCGCTCCGCTCCAGATCGCCTGGCCGTCGTCCTGGACGGCCGTCATGACGTCGGAGATGAAACCGTTCAGCTGCTCCTGCGTGATGTGCAGGGGCGAATCGAGCAAGAAGGCCGTGAAGGCGCGATACGACTCGACCGTGCGGTCGCGCACCGAACCAGCCTCTGCCGAGATCTGCCGGATGGCCAGCCACAGGAGTCCCGAGACCGCGCCGATGGTCGCGACCATGGCGACGGCCACGGCGATGCCTCGCGGCCACCGCCTCCGCACGAGGAACGAGACGAACGGCACGAGGAGGGCGGAGACGAGGACGGCGATGAGAACGGGGATGACGATCAGCCGCAGCTGGACGACGAGGACGAGCGCAACGGCGACGGCGGCGGCGATCACGAGCAGTCGCCACGACCACGCGGCCGCGATCCGGACGCCGCTCGTCACGTCCTCCGATTCGCGGCGCACGGCCGGCGCGTCATCGGTCTCGATCTCGGGCGCCGAGGAGCCGGACTCCGAGGACGAGGCAGGCACAGACGGCCCGGCGGCGCGCGACGGCGACCACGGCCATCTGATGCCGCGCCTGCGCCCCTGATTCTCCACCACCGGGCAAGTCTACGACCGCAACCATCGGTGTCAGGGCATGCCACAGAGCGGCCCGTGAGCCGTTGTCGGAGGTCGTTGCTAACCTGCGATCGATGACCGAGACCCTCTCCCTCGACGCCGCCCGCCGGATCGCCCTCGCCGCGCAGGGTTTCCACACCCGACCTCCCCATACTCCACGGTCATCGGGCGTGGGGCTCCGATCGTTGCGTTCACTCGTCGAGCGACTCGGCGTGCTGCAGATCGACTCGGTCAACGTCCTCGAGCGCAGCCACTACCTGCCTGTCCTCGCTCGACTCGGGCCCTACGACACATCGGACCTCGATCGCCTCACCCACCGCGCCGGGTCAGGTCTCATCGAATACTGGGGGCACGAAGCCACCTTCATGCCGCTGACCTCCTGGCCCCTGTGGAGGTGGAAGATGCGAGCTCTCCGCGCCAAGGCCGAAGCGGACCCCTCCCATTGGTCCCACGCCAACGGCCCGATGCTCACGTGGCTCCTCGACGACCTCGCGGCCAACGGCCCGCAGCCGGCGAGCGCCGTCGAACACGAGGCATCGGTTCGCCAGGGACCGTGGTGGGGGTGGTCGGACGTCAAGACCGGTCTCGAGGTGCTCTTCGCGTGGGGACTCGTGGTGTCGGCGGGCCGCACATCCGGGTTCGAGCGCATCTACGCGCTTCCCGAGCAGGTCATGCCCCCGTCCGTTCTCGATCAGGATCCGTCGCGCGACGACGCGATCGCCGCGCTGGTCTCCCACGCACTGCGCTCCACCGGGCTCGGAACCTCCGCCGACATCGCCGACTACTTCCGACTGCCCGTCGCCGACACACGCCGCGAGCTCGACCGCCTCGTCGAAGCCGGCGACGCCTCTCGCGTCGTCCTACGCCCGGACGGGCCAGCGCCCACCAACCGGCCGCAACCCGTGTGGATCCATCGAGACGCACGCCGCCCGAGACGCATCCACCGCGACGCCCTCCTCTCCCCGTTCGATCCCGTGGTGTGGACGCGGCCGCGCGCGGAGAGGCTCTTCGGCTTCCATTACCGGATCGAGATCTACACGCCGGCACCGCGTCGGGTGTTCGGCTACTACGTTCTGCCCGTCCTGCTGGACGGCGTCATCGGCGCCCGTGTCGACCTGAAGAGTGACAGGGCGGGCCGCCGACTCCTCGTCCAATCGGCGTGGCTCGAGCCGGGGGCGCCGCCCGATGCCACGGAACGTCTCGCCGTGCTCTTGCGGGATCTCGCCGCATGGCAGGGGCACTCCGACATCACCGTCGGTACTCGAGGCAGCCTCGTGGACGCCCTCGCCGCGGAGCTCGGCGCGTCCAGACACGAGTCCCCCTGACGCGAGACGCCCGGACGGCGCAGACGTCCAGCACGTCGTCGGGTGAGTCGTCCGCGATTCGGAGTGCACCCTCCTAATGGGGACTTCTCCCCCGTGATGGCGCGGATCGCGACTGGTAGGTTTGCCGTGATCGCATTCGACCGAAGGGGAAGACACAGACATGGTCGCCGACAACAACCCGCCGCAGAGGCCCGAAGACGGGGCTCCTGGCTCCGCTCCGCAATGGGGGCCTCCCCCCATCGGCCAGCAGCAGCCGCAGAACGCAGCCCAAGGCAACACCGGCCAGAACAACACCGGCGCATACCAGCCCCAGCAGAACGCACCCCAGGGCAACACCGGCGCATACCAGCCCCAGCAGAACGCACCCCAGGGCAACACCGGCCACAACAACACCGGCGCATACCAGCCCCAGCAGAACGCACCCCAGGGCAACACCGGCGCGTACCAGCCCCAGCAGAACGCACCCCAGGGCAACACCGGCGCGTACCAGCCCCAGCAGAACGCACCCCAGGGCAACACCGGCCACAACAACACCGGCGCATACCAGCCCCAGCAGAACGCACCTCAGGGCAACACCGGCGCATACCAGCCCCAGAACCCTGGCGGGTACCCGGCCGGCGGCGGCTACGGCGCAACGCCTCCCGGTGGACCCGGCGGGCCCGGCAAGCCGAGCAACCCGAACAAGAAGAAGATCATCCTCTTCAGCGCTCTCGCTGGTGGACTCGTCCTCCTGCTCATCATCGGAGCCGTCGTCATCAACGTCGTCAACTCCTCCGTCTACGGTCCGGACGCCACCGTGCGCTCATACCTGACGGCGATCTCCAAGGGCGACGCGTCCGAAGCCAACAAGATCGCCGCTCCCGGCGTCTCCGAGGAGCAGGCAGTGCTCCTCACCGACGACGTGCTCGGTGAGGCCGGCGAGTTCATCACCAACGCGAAGGTCACGCAGTCCCGCGTGAGCGGCGACCAGGCGACGGTCCGGGTCTCCTACAGCCTCGGCGGAACGACCTACGACGGCTACATCGAGCTCTCGAAGGCCGGCAAGCAGGGTGTCTTCTTCGACAGCTGGAAGATCGACACCCCCCTCGTCGGCGACCTGGCGGTGTACATCTCGAACTCCAACTCGGAGGCGAACGAGGCGGCCGTGAACGGTGTGACCGTCGCGTTCGGCGACGAGTACAGCCTGCCGGCCTACCCGGCGCTGTACACCGTCGGTGCCCCCGGTAGCGACTTCTTCACGGCGGAAGACGTGGAGTACGCCGTCGGCACCGGGACGCGTGCGGACTACGAGGGCGTCGAGCTCGAGCTCGCTCCCACGGAGGCCCTCACGAGCGCGGCGCAGGAGGCCGTGAACGCCTACCTCGACGAGTGCGCCACGTCCACGGAGCTCGACCCCGAGGGCTGCAGCCTGCGCCTCTCCTGGTACACCGACTTCACGTCGGTGGACAAGGTCGCCTACACGATCGACGACTACCCCACGGTGGAGGTCGACGAGTACGGCACCTACTTCACGGCCGATGGAGGCTCCTACACCGCCGACGTGACGGGTACGACCTACGACGGCACGAAGGACACCCTGCCCTTCGGTCTCGACGGTGATTGGGGCATCACGGGCAAGCTCGTGATCGACGGTGACACCATCACGATCGAGGACGTCTACTGATCCACGATCGCC
Proteins encoded in this window:
- a CDS encoding winged helix-turn-helix domain-containing protein, with amino-acid sequence MTETLSLDAARRIALAAQGFHTRPPHTPRSSGVGLRSLRSLVERLGVLQIDSVNVLERSHYLPVLARLGPYDTSDLDRLTHRAGSGLIEYWGHEATFMPLTSWPLWRWKMRALRAKAEADPSHWSHANGPMLTWLLDDLAANGPQPASAVEHEASVRQGPWWGWSDVKTGLEVLFAWGLVVSAGRTSGFERIYALPEQVMPPSVLDQDPSRDDAIAALVSHALRSTGLGTSADIADYFRLPVADTRRELDRLVEAGDASRVVLRPDGPAPTNRPQPVWIHRDARRPRRIHRDALLSPFDPVVWTRPRAERLFGFHYRIEIYTPAPRRVFGYYVLPVLLDGVIGARVDLKSDRAGRRLLVQSAWLEPGAPPDATERLAVLLRDLAAWQGHSDITVGTRGSLVDALAAELGASRHESP
- a CDS encoding AI-2E family transporter; its protein translation is MVENQGRRRGIRWPWSPSRAAGPSVPASSSESGSSAPEIETDDAPAVRRESEDVTSGVRIAAAWSWRLLVIAAAVAVALVLVVQLRLIVIPVLIAVLVSALLVPFVSFLVRRRWPRGIAVAVAMVATIGAVSGLLWLAIRQISAEAGSVRDRTVESYRAFTAFLLDSPLHITQEQLNGFISDVMTAVQDDGQAIWSGALSIGSTLGHVVTGVLLALFSLLFILIDGRSIWSWVVRILPVRARPAFDGAGRAGWNTLVNYTRTQILVATIDAVGIGAGAFLLGLPLALPIAVLVFLGSFVPIVGAVVTGSVAVFIALVYNGPGIALAMLLVVLGVQQLEGHVLQPLLMGAAVKVHPLAVVLVVAAGSMLAGIPGALFAVPVAAVVNVMIGYIASGAWRTSNDPLRYHGDVLWQTVPRQPPVGRKNRSSDAHATTSSLPLQEDTRD